The Medicago truncatula cultivar Jemalong A17 chromosome 4, MtrunA17r5.0-ANR, whole genome shotgun sequence genome includes a region encoding these proteins:
- the LOC11409051 gene encoding WRKY transcription factor 23, whose amino-acid sequence MKKNMANSSTTAFSGEIPNKKNKGSCVINFPFSPALPSCSIFDMIPPSQSDDQQSSSFAGYIDLLSTNDFTSSSATLFDWFPTIDTDMSAPPSTTQLPPLPAPSPAASEVLNNPATPVSVSSSISSSSNAAGVADKVMVEENEHEHEEELEGDEAEEKDEDHGIRLVENQNDQDQMKKQLKPKKKNKNKKLRPARVTFKTKSDVDHLDDGYRWRKYGQKPVKNSPFPRSYYRCTAGNCEVKKRIERSAADSSIVLTSYEGHHIHLSPVLLRAANLGIMSDPSGFQEQVHQHHNTTSGVVGSSVLGNEFAMSQSQQYQKFQDQNQNVLHHQRQAVPSLLYNSDYNNSFNISPLSNIVNSADNLMISSTSFGGFLQNQENYGGGNSSLSSSMMTSTNDMVRNNGLLQDMIAPMEMGGAGAKE is encoded by the exons ATGAAGAAGAACATGGCGAATTCTTCAACAACAGCATTTTCAGGTGAGATTCCAAACAAGAAGAACAAGGGAAGTTGTGTAATCAATTTCCCTTTCTCACCTGCTTTACCATCATGCAGCATCTTTGATATGATTCCACCATCACAATCTGATGATCAACAATCTTCTTCCTTTGCTGGTTACATCGATTTGTTGAGTACAAATGATTTCACTTCTTCTTCTGCTACTTTATTCGATTGGTTTCCCACCATTGATACTGACATGTCAGCACCACCTTCCACCACCCAGCTGCCTCCTTTACCGGCACCTTCCCCTGCCGCGTCTGAGGTCTTGAATAATCCGGCCACCCCTGTCTCcgtttcttcttcaatttcttcatcttccaaTGCAGCTGGTGTTGCAGACAAAGTCATGGTAGAAGAGAATGAACATGAACATGAAGAAGAACTTGAAGGAGATGAAGCAGAAGAGAAGGATGAAGATCATGGAATCAGACTTGTAGAGAATCAAAATGATCAAGATCAGATGAAGAAACA GTTGAAGccaaagaagaagaacaagaacaagaagctACGACCAGCAAGAGTTACTTTCAAGACAAAGAGTGATGTTGATCACTTGGATGATGGTTATAGGTGGCGCAAGTATGGCCAAAAACCAGTCAAAAACAGCCCATTTCCCAg GAGCTATTACCGTTGCACCGCCGGGAACTGTGAGGTGAAGAAGCGTATAGAGCGTTCGGCTGCAGACTCTTCGATCGTGCTAACCAGCTATGAAGGCCATCACATCCACCTATCCCCGGTTCTATTGCGTGCTGCTAACCTTGGGATCATGTCTGATCCTTCTGGTTTCCAAGAACAGGTCCACCAACATCACAACACAACTAGCGGCGTTGTTGGTAGTTCTGTTCTTGGAAACGAATTTGCGATGTCTCAATCACAACAATATCAAAAATTTCAGGATCAGAATCAGAATGTGCTTCATCACCAGCGGCAAGCAGTGCCATCTTTGTTATATAATAGTGATTATAACAACTCCTTCAACATTTCTCCACTTTCGAATATTGTTAACTCTGCTGATAATTTGATGATCTCTTCAACATCTTTTGGTGGATTTCttcaaaatcaagaaaattatGGTGGAGGCAATTCTTCTCTGTCTTCTTCTATGATGACAAGTACTAATGATATGGTGAGGAACAATGGGCTTCTTCAGGATATGATTGCTCCAATGGAGATGGGAGGAGCTGGAGCCAAAGAATGA